Proteins from a single region of Chaetodon trifascialis isolate fChaTrf1 chromosome 10, fChaTrf1.hap1, whole genome shotgun sequence:
- the dus2 gene encoding tRNA-dihydrouridine(20) synthase [NAD(P)+]-like isoform X1, producing MAAGRLSFSNITALAPMVRVGTLPMRLLALDYGADIVYCEELIDIKMAQCHRVVNEVLETVDFVAPDGRVMFRTCDNEKDRVVFQMGTADPDRALMVAQLVEKDVAAIDVNMGCPKEYSTKGGMGAALLSDPERIEAILRTLVSGLSVPVTCKIRILPSLQDTVDLVQRIERTGVAAVAVHGRLKEERPRHPVHCDYIQAVVRAVSIPVIANGGSLDLVKTNADIKEFRKATGASSVMLARAAMWNASVFSRHGQLPVERVMEEYLKYAIRFDNHAFNTKYCLCQMLRDKVESPLGKKVQAAQTNGDISEAFGLQEFYQQTQEWLQTRRDALQSTSQPDRPVMDGDITSMAVKFERREYPPQITPKMFLLEWSRKQKLEQPQYETVQRSQDRAFQSVVTVAEKKYRSSLWEKSKKFAEQAAAIVCLRVLGIPEGRLGEEDSGLVCKRKREGRMNGSTEEEEGKRKREGRKNGSTGEEEEGRRKRHIGNSQQEVDGGPFSGSAADLMKNWMQDVSPPLMDV from the exons ATGGCAGCAGGCAGGCTGAGTTTCAGTAACATCACCGCCCTGGCTCCGATGGTCCGGGTGGGCACTCTTCCCATGCGGCTTCTGGCTCTGGACTACGGAGCTGATATCGTGTACTGTGAG GAGTTGATCGACATCAAGATGGCCCAGTGTCACAGGGTGGTGAACG AGGTGCTGGAGACGGTGGACTTTGTCGCTCCGGATGGTCGAGTGATGTTCAGGACCTGCGACAATGAGAAGGACAGAGTCGTCTTCCAGATG GGAACCGCTGACCCAGACAGAGCGCTGATGGTGGCCCAGCTTGT GGAGAAGGACGTGGCCGCCATTGACGTGAATATGGGCTGTCCGAAAGAATACTCCACTAAG GGCGGGATGGGAGCCGCTCTTCTGTCGGATCCCGAGAGGATCGAGGCG atccTCAGGACGCTGGTCTCTGGACTGTCCGTCCCCGTCACCTGTAAAATCAGGATCCTGCCTTCG ctgcaggaCACGGTGGATCTGGTCCAGAGGATTGAGCGGACCGGCGTGGCTGCGGTCGCTGTTCATGGCAG GTTGAAGGAGGAGCGGCCCCGACATCCCGTCCACTGTGACTACATTCAAGCCGTTGTTCGGGCGGTTTCCATCCCCGTGATCGCCAA CGGAGGTTCTCTGGATCTGGTGAAGACGAACGCCGACATCAAAGAGTTCAGGAAGGCGACGGGCGCCTCGTCCGTCATGTTGGCCCGCGCCGCCATGTGGAACGCGTCGGTGTTCAGCCGCCACGGACAACTTCCTGTGGAGAGGGTCATGGAGGAATACCTCAAATAT GCGATCCGATTCGACAACCATGCCTTCAACACGAAGTACTGCCTGTGTCAGATGCTGAGAGACAAGGTGGAGTCTCCTCTGGGGAAGAAGGTGCAGGCGGCGCAGACCAACGGCGACATCAG CGAGGCCTTCGGGCTGCAGGAGTTCTACCAGCAGACCCAGGAATGGCTGCAGACCAGGAGGGACGCCCTGCAGAGCACCAGCCAGCCGGACCGACCCGTGATGGACGGAGACATCACCTCCATGGCGGTCAAGTTTGAGCG GAGGGAGTATCCTCCTCAGATCACCCCCAAGATGTTCCTGCTGGAGTGGAGCCGCAAACAGAAGTTGGAGCAGCCGCAGTACGAGACG gttcaGCGTTCTCAGGATCGAGCCTTTCAGTCTGTTGTGACTGTGGCGGAGAAGAAATACAGATCTTCACTGTg ggAGAAGTCGAAGAAGTTCGCCGAACAGGCGGCCGCCATTGTCTGTCTGCGAGTTCTGGGGATCCCGGAGGGTCGCCTCGGAGAGGAAGACTCCGGTCTGGTCtgcaagaggaagagggaggggaggatgaACGGcagcactgaggaggaggaggggaagaggaagagggaggggaggaagaatGGCAgcacaggggaggaggaggaggggaggaggaagaggcacaTCGGTAACAGCCAGCAGGAAGTGGACGGCGGCCCGTTCTCCGGATCGGCCGCAGACTTGATGAAGAATTGGATGCAGGACGTGTCTCCGCCGCTGATGGACGTGTGA
- the dus2 gene encoding tRNA-dihydrouridine(20) synthase [NAD(P)+]-like isoform X2: MRRTESSSRWEKDVAAIDVNMGCPKEYSTKGGMGAALLSDPERIEAILRTLVSGLSVPVTCKIRILPSLQDTVDLVQRIERTGVAAVAVHGRLKEERPRHPVHCDYIQAVVRAVSIPVIANGGSLDLVKTNADIKEFRKATGASSVMLARAAMWNASVFSRHGQLPVERVMEEYLKYAIRFDNHAFNTKYCLCQMLRDKVESPLGKKVQAAQTNGDISEAFGLQEFYQQTQEWLQTRRDALQSTSQPDRPVMDGDITSMAVKFERREYPPQITPKMFLLEWSRKQKLEQPQYETVQRSQDRAFQSVVTVAEKKYRSSLWEKSKKFAEQAAAIVCLRVLGIPEGRLGEEDSGLVCKRKREGRMNGSTEEEEGKRKREGRKNGSTGEEEEGRRKRHIGNSQQEVDGGPFSGSAADLMKNWMQDVSPPLMDV; encoded by the exons ATGAGAAGGACAGAGTCGTCTTCCAGATG GGAGAAGGACGTGGCCGCCATTGACGTGAATATGGGCTGTCCGAAAGAATACTCCACTAAG GGCGGGATGGGAGCCGCTCTTCTGTCGGATCCCGAGAGGATCGAGGCG atccTCAGGACGCTGGTCTCTGGACTGTCCGTCCCCGTCACCTGTAAAATCAGGATCCTGCCTTCG ctgcaggaCACGGTGGATCTGGTCCAGAGGATTGAGCGGACCGGCGTGGCTGCGGTCGCTGTTCATGGCAG GTTGAAGGAGGAGCGGCCCCGACATCCCGTCCACTGTGACTACATTCAAGCCGTTGTTCGGGCGGTTTCCATCCCCGTGATCGCCAA CGGAGGTTCTCTGGATCTGGTGAAGACGAACGCCGACATCAAAGAGTTCAGGAAGGCGACGGGCGCCTCGTCCGTCATGTTGGCCCGCGCCGCCATGTGGAACGCGTCGGTGTTCAGCCGCCACGGACAACTTCCTGTGGAGAGGGTCATGGAGGAATACCTCAAATAT GCGATCCGATTCGACAACCATGCCTTCAACACGAAGTACTGCCTGTGTCAGATGCTGAGAGACAAGGTGGAGTCTCCTCTGGGGAAGAAGGTGCAGGCGGCGCAGACCAACGGCGACATCAG CGAGGCCTTCGGGCTGCAGGAGTTCTACCAGCAGACCCAGGAATGGCTGCAGACCAGGAGGGACGCCCTGCAGAGCACCAGCCAGCCGGACCGACCCGTGATGGACGGAGACATCACCTCCATGGCGGTCAAGTTTGAGCG GAGGGAGTATCCTCCTCAGATCACCCCCAAGATGTTCCTGCTGGAGTGGAGCCGCAAACAGAAGTTGGAGCAGCCGCAGTACGAGACG gttcaGCGTTCTCAGGATCGAGCCTTTCAGTCTGTTGTGACTGTGGCGGAGAAGAAATACAGATCTTCACTGTg ggAGAAGTCGAAGAAGTTCGCCGAACAGGCGGCCGCCATTGTCTGTCTGCGAGTTCTGGGGATCCCGGAGGGTCGCCTCGGAGAGGAAGACTCCGGTCTGGTCtgcaagaggaagagggaggggaggatgaACGGcagcactgaggaggaggaggggaagaggaagagggaggggaggaagaatGGCAgcacaggggaggaggaggaggggaggaggaagaggcacaTCGGTAACAGCCAGCAGGAAGTGGACGGCGGCCCGTTCTCCGGATCGGCCGCAGACTTGATGAAGAATTGGATGCAGGACGTGTCTCCGCCGCTGATGGACGTGTGA